Proteins from a genomic interval of Bradyrhizobium sp. CCGB01:
- a CDS encoding HlyD family secretion protein: protein MKGNVAWLGRIALTVLAVVAALAVGRELWVYYMEQPWTRDGRVRADVVQVAPDVSGFVTEVLVKDNQKVHRGDVLFKIDRERFALALRQADASVAGHQATLDQANADLKRYSALTTDAVSQQKQEQVLATQLQAKAAFDQAVADRAVAQLNLDRSEVHASVNGVITNMDLRPGAYVTAGKGVMALVDADTLHVEGYFEETKLARIRIGDKVQVRLMGEKVTLSGHVESIAAGIEDRDRADGASLLANVNPTFSWVRLAQRVPVRIALDPVPEGMSLVAGRSATVEVLD, encoded by the coding sequence ATGAAAGGGAATGTCGCCTGGCTTGGCCGCATTGCGCTGACCGTCCTGGCCGTCGTCGCCGCGCTCGCGGTCGGCCGCGAACTCTGGGTCTACTACATGGAGCAGCCCTGGACCCGCGATGGCCGGGTCCGCGCCGACGTGGTGCAGGTCGCGCCCGATGTGTCGGGCTTCGTGACCGAGGTGCTGGTCAAGGACAACCAGAAGGTCCACCGCGGCGACGTGCTGTTCAAGATCGACCGCGAACGCTTCGCGCTGGCGCTGCGGCAGGCCGATGCGTCGGTGGCCGGTCATCAGGCCACCCTCGATCAGGCCAATGCCGATTTGAAGCGCTACAGCGCGCTGACGACGGACGCGGTATCGCAGCAGAAGCAGGAGCAGGTTCTGGCGACCCAGCTTCAGGCCAAGGCGGCGTTCGATCAGGCCGTCGCAGACCGCGCGGTCGCCCAGCTCAACCTCGATCGCAGCGAGGTCCACGCTTCCGTGAACGGCGTCATCACCAACATGGATCTGCGTCCCGGCGCCTACGTCACGGCCGGCAAAGGCGTCATGGCGCTCGTCGACGCCGACACGCTGCACGTGGAGGGCTATTTCGAAGAGACGAAGCTCGCGCGCATTCGCATCGGCGACAAGGTGCAGGTTCGTCTGATGGGCGAGAAGGTCACGCTGTCAGGCCATGTCGAGAGCATCGCCGCCGGTATCGAGGACCGCGACCGTGCCGACGGCGCCAGCCTGCTTGCCAACGTCAACCCGACCTTCAGCTGGGTGCGTCTCGCCCAGCGCGTGCCCGTGCGCATCGCGCTGGACCCTGTGCCTGAGGGCATGTCGCTCGTTGCGGGACGTTCGGCGACGGTGGAGGTATTGGACTAA
- a CDS encoding acyl-CoA dehydrogenase family protein gives MLYPMSPKVVELKRKLESFMDRHIYPNEERFYREAEELGPWKVYPVVEELKPLARAEGLWNLFLPESAHGAGLTNLEYAPLCEVMGRSHLAPEVFNCSAPDTGNMEVLERYGTEKDKERWLKPLLAGEIRSCFAMTEPAVASSDATNIESSIVRDGDHYVINGRKWYTTNATDPRCKICIFMGKTDPDNADRHKQQSMILVPMDTPGIEVKRPLPVFGFYGVPDRASEVIFTNVRVPKENMLLGEGRGFEIAQGRLGPGRIHHCMRLIGLSERTLEKMCRRVRSRVAFGKPVSEQTVTQERIAEARIMIEQARLLTLNAAYAMDTVGNKVAKAEIAMIKVAVPNMACQIIDWAIQAHGGGGTSNDFGLTQAYATARLLRLADGPDEVHRNQIARFELKKYSNA, from the coding sequence ATGCTGTATCCAATGTCGCCCAAGGTCGTCGAGCTCAAGCGCAAGCTCGAGAGTTTCATGGACCGGCACATCTATCCGAACGAGGAGCGCTTCTATCGCGAGGCGGAAGAGCTCGGGCCGTGGAAGGTCTATCCAGTCGTCGAGGAGCTGAAGCCGCTGGCGCGCGCCGAAGGCCTCTGGAATCTGTTCCTGCCGGAGTCCGCCCACGGCGCGGGTCTCACCAATCTCGAATATGCCCCGCTCTGCGAGGTGATGGGGCGCTCGCATCTGGCGCCCGAAGTGTTCAACTGCTCGGCGCCCGACACCGGCAACATGGAGGTGCTGGAGCGCTACGGCACGGAGAAGGACAAGGAGCGCTGGCTGAAGCCGCTCCTCGCCGGTGAGATCCGCTCCTGCTTCGCCATGACCGAGCCGGCGGTGGCCTCGTCCGACGCGACCAACATCGAAAGCTCGATCGTGCGCGACGGCGACCATTACGTCATCAACGGCCGCAAATGGTACACGACCAATGCGACCGACCCGCGCTGCAAGATCTGCATCTTCATGGGTAAGACCGATCCTGACAATGCCGACCGCCACAAGCAGCAATCGATGATCCTGGTGCCGATGGACACGCCGGGCATCGAGGTGAAACGGCCCCTGCCCGTATTCGGCTTCTACGGCGTGCCCGACCGCGCCTCGGAAGTGATCTTCACCAACGTGCGGGTGCCGAAGGAGAACATGCTGCTCGGCGAAGGCCGCGGCTTCGAGATCGCGCAGGGTCGCCTTGGCCCCGGCCGCATCCATCATTGCATGCGGCTGATCGGTCTATCCGAACGCACGCTAGAAAAGATGTGCCGCCGCGTCCGCAGCCGCGTCGCCTTCGGCAAGCCGGTCTCGGAGCAGACAGTGACGCAGGAGCGCATCGCGGAAGCCCGCATCATGATCGAGCAGGCCCGGCTGCTGACGCTCAACGCCGCCTACGCGATGGACACGGTCGGCAACAAGGTGGCGAAAGCCGAGATCGCGATGATCAAGGTCGCCGTGCCCAACATGGCCTGCCAGATCATCGACTGGGCCATCCAGGCCCATGGCGGCGGCGGCACGTCGAACGATTTCGGCTTGACCCAGGCCTACGCGACCGCGCGCCTGCTGCGTCTCGCCGACGGACCGGACGAGGTCCACAGGAACCAGATCGCGCGGTTCGAGCTGAAGAAGTACTCGAATGCCTGA
- a CDS encoding glycoside hydrolase family 172 protein: protein MAFSGLGLHLGNLSRLSNAQTRSISPENFTGEKGKGGMSVDGAAARQARDLGQGWKVSPYVVIEPGATFTLADIDGQGAIQQIWMTLARGRLRHSILRVYWDDQELPSVECPAGDFFACGWEEFAQVSSLAVCVNPGRAFNCYWEMPFRTRARFTLENRSEEQLTVYYQINYTLTDVPEECAYFHAQFRRTNPLPYKDVYTILDGISGSGHYVGTYMAWGVNNNGWWGEGEIKFFIDGDGAFPTICGTGTEDYFCGAYNFDPHVAHAGQGQSRYVEFTTPYAGLPQVIRPDGVYKSQQRFGMYRWHIPDPVRFRSDLRVTIQALGWLPGVKEAKYLPLQDDIASVAFWYQTLPTAPFPKLPGPDYLEIG, encoded by the coding sequence ATGGCGTTTTCCGGATTGGGCCTGCATCTCGGCAATCTGTCGCGCCTGTCGAACGCGCAGACGCGCTCGATCAGCCCCGAGAATTTCACCGGCGAAAAGGGCAAGGGCGGCATGTCGGTCGACGGCGCCGCCGCGCGCCAGGCCCGCGATCTCGGCCAGGGCTGGAAAGTCTCTCCTTACGTCGTCATCGAACCGGGCGCGACCTTCACGCTCGCCGACATCGACGGTCAGGGCGCGATCCAGCAGATCTGGATGACCCTGGCGCGCGGGCGGCTGCGCCATTCCATCCTGCGCGTCTATTGGGACGACCAGGAGCTGCCAAGCGTGGAATGTCCGGCCGGCGATTTCTTCGCCTGCGGATGGGAGGAGTTCGCGCAGGTGTCCTCGCTCGCGGTCTGCGTCAATCCCGGCCGCGCCTTCAACTGCTACTGGGAAATGCCGTTCCGCACGCGCGCGCGCTTCACACTGGAGAACCGCAGCGAGGAGCAGCTCACCGTCTACTACCAGATCAACTATACATTGACCGACGTTCCGGAAGAATGCGCGTACTTTCACGCGCAGTTCCGGCGCACCAATCCGCTACCCTATAAGGACGTCTACACCATCCTCGACGGCATCAGCGGCAGCGGCCATTATGTCGGCACCTACATGGCCTGGGGCGTCAACAACAACGGCTGGTGGGGCGAAGGCGAGATCAAGTTCTTCATCGACGGCGACGGCGCGTTCCCGACCATCTGCGGTACCGGCACCGAGGATTATTTTTGCGGCGCCTATAATTTCGATCCCCATGTCGCGCATGCCGGCCAGGGTCAATCCCGCTACGTCGAGTTCACCACCCCCTATGCCGGCCTGCCGCAAGTGATCCGCCCTGACGGCGTCTACAAATCGCAGCAGCGCTTCGGCATGTACCGCTGGCACATCCCCGATCCCGTGCGCTTCCGCTCCGACCTTCGCGTGACGATCCAGGCGCTCGGCTGGCTGCCGGGCGTCAAGGAAGCAAAATATCTTCCGCTACAGGACGACATCGCCTCGGTCGCGTTCTGGTATCAGACGCTGCCGACGGCGCCGTTCCCCAAGCTGCCGGGGCCGGACTATCTCGAAATAGGCTAG
- a CDS encoding long-chain fatty acid--CoA ligase, which yields MQGLMMDMPLLISGLIQYAADYHGEAEIVAREIEGDIHRYTYADAHPRIKRMALALKRLGMKRGDRVGTLAWNTHRHFEMFYAAPGMGYVLHTINPRLFPEQLVYIINHAEDRLLFIDRATLPLVEAIAPQLKTIEAFVMMSSRERMPETKLANVHCYEELLGRENDAGFAWPEFDEKSASTICYTSGTTGNPKGVIYSHRAAILQTMTCCNFDFLPGHVEGVREVMMPMAPLFHGNGWNMPFTAPYTGSKLVLPGRNYEPDKLYELLEGERVTLSAGVPSFWLILLDWLGRTGNKFSTLRATLSSGSAPPRAMVEKLKRDYDIDYIQAWGMTEALGCSMPSLRPGSQHLGDKEKFDRRQVSGRACFGTALRIVDDGGNELPRDGKTVGHLRARGPWVASGYMKLDEGLDRDGWLITGDMAVIDAQGHVTLTDRSKDVIKSGGEWISSIQLEDVALSHPDVLQAAVVAINHEKWQERPLLLVVRKKGATVDGKTLLDHMRPRIASWWLPDAVEFLDEFPMTGTGKVLKSALREKFREYRVA from the coding sequence ATGCAGGGATTGATGATGGACATGCCGCTCCTGATCAGCGGCCTGATCCAGTATGCCGCCGACTATCACGGCGAAGCCGAGATCGTCGCGCGCGAGATCGAGGGCGACATCCATCGCTACACCTATGCGGATGCCCACCCGCGCATCAAGCGCATGGCGCTGGCCCTGAAACGGCTCGGCATGAAGCGTGGTGACCGCGTCGGCACGCTGGCCTGGAATACGCACCGTCATTTCGAGATGTTCTACGCCGCGCCGGGCATGGGCTATGTGCTGCACACCATCAATCCGCGGCTGTTTCCGGAGCAACTCGTCTACATCATCAACCACGCCGAAGACCGGCTGCTGTTCATCGACCGCGCCACGCTGCCGCTCGTCGAGGCGATCGCGCCGCAGCTGAAGACGATCGAGGCCTTCGTCATGATGTCCTCGCGCGAGCGGATGCCGGAGACGAAGCTTGCGAACGTCCATTGCTACGAGGAGCTGCTGGGACGCGAAAACGACGCCGGCTTCGCCTGGCCCGAGTTCGACGAGAAATCCGCGTCCACCATCTGCTATACGTCGGGCACGACGGGTAATCCGAAGGGCGTGATCTACTCGCACCGCGCCGCGATCCTGCAGACCATGACCTGCTGCAATTTTGATTTCCTGCCAGGACATGTCGAAGGCGTGCGCGAGGTGATGATGCCGATGGCGCCGCTGTTCCACGGCAATGGCTGGAACATGCCGTTCACCGCGCCTTACACAGGGTCGAAGCTGGTGCTGCCCGGCCGCAACTACGAGCCCGACAAGCTCTACGAGCTGCTCGAAGGCGAGAGGGTGACGCTGTCGGCCGGCGTGCCGAGCTTCTGGCTGATCCTGCTCGACTGGCTCGGCCGCACCGGCAACAAATTCTCGACGTTGCGCGCGACATTGTCATCCGGATCGGCGCCGCCCCGCGCGATGGTCGAGAAGCTCAAGCGCGACTATGACATCGACTACATCCAGGCCTGGGGCATGACCGAGGCCTTGGGCTGCTCGATGCCAAGCTTGCGGCCGGGCTCCCAGCATCTCGGCGACAAGGAGAAGTTCGACCGGCGCCAGGTGTCGGGCCGGGCCTGCTTCGGCACCGCCTTGCGCATCGTCGACGACGGCGGCAACGAGCTGCCGCGCGACGGCAAGACCGTCGGACATCTGCGGGCGCGTGGCCCCTGGGTCGCCTCCGGCTACATGAAGCTCGATGAAGGCCTCGACCGCGACGGCTGGCTCATCACCGGCGACATGGCGGTGATCGACGCTCAAGGCCACGTCACGCTGACCGACCGCTCCAAGGACGTGATCAAGTCCGGCGGCGAGTGGATCTCCTCGATTCAGCTCGAGGACGTCGCCCTGTCACACCCCGACGTGCTTCAAGCCGCCGTGGTCGCGATCAACCACGAAAAATGGCAGGAGCGCCCCCTGCTCCTCGTCGTTCGCAAGAAAGGCGCGACCGTCGACGGCAAGACGCTGCTCGACCACATGCGTCCCAGGATCGCGAGCTGGTGGCTGCCGGATGCCGTCGAATTTCTGGACGAATTCCCCATGACCGGCACCGGCAAGGTGCTCAAATCCGCGTTACGCGAGAAGTTCAGGGAGTATCGCGTCGCGTGA
- a CDS encoding NAD(P)/FAD-dependent oxidoreductase codes for MSAERHKTGGAGESRVDIDALRARYRDERDRRLRTEGKAQYVEVTGDFGRYLDDPWADPGFARAPLSEQTEVLIVGGGFGGLLCGARLREAGIDDFRIVEKAADFGGTWYWNRYPGAACDTESYIYLPLLEETGYMPVRKYARAPEIYEHSRRIGRHFSLYERALFQTVISRMEWQEDEARWLVETDRGDRIGARFVILAGGPLSRPKLPGIPGIETFKGHSFHTSRWDYGYTGGTSEGGLAGLSDKRVGIIGTGATAVQCVPHLGRSAKELYVFQRTPSAIGVRDDRPTDATWAQSLKPGWQRERMDNFTAVISGEPFEQDLVQDGWTGLLGEILLAPRRQPQPVTSMEEALKVIEQADYRKMEEIRARVDTVVKDEAAAAALKPWYKAFCKRPCFHDEYLDTFNRPNVHLVDTRGQGVERITENAVVVDGKAYELDCLIHASGFEVGTDYARRMGFEVYGRDGMSLSERWRDGVKTLHGFYSRGFPNCFLIVTVQAGQSANFPHIIDEQSQHIAYVIAEARRRKARTLEPTLAAENAWVDEVVKAALGRQTYLAECTPGYYNNEGVFDPIAARNSQYWRGPVTFLRLLAKWRKEGNLDGLELTSGGPA; via the coding sequence ATGTCAGCGGAAAGACACAAGACCGGTGGAGCCGGCGAATCTAGGGTCGACATTGACGCGCTCCGTGCGCGCTATCGCGACGAGCGCGACCGCCGCCTGCGCACCGAGGGCAAGGCGCAATATGTCGAGGTCACAGGCGATTTCGGCCGCTACCTCGACGATCCCTGGGCCGATCCCGGATTTGCACGCGCACCTCTGAGTGAACAGACCGAAGTGCTCATCGTCGGCGGCGGCTTCGGCGGCCTTTTGTGCGGCGCTCGCCTGCGCGAAGCCGGCATCGATGATTTCCGGATCGTGGAAAAGGCCGCCGATTTCGGCGGCACCTGGTACTGGAATCGTTACCCCGGTGCGGCCTGCGACACCGAGAGCTACATCTACCTGCCGCTGCTGGAAGAGACCGGCTACATGCCGGTGCGCAAATATGCGCGGGCGCCCGAAATCTACGAACACTCCCGCCGCATCGGCCGGCACTTCAGCCTTTATGAGCGGGCGCTGTTTCAGACCGTGATCTCACGGATGGAATGGCAAGAAGACGAGGCACGCTGGCTGGTGGAGACCGATCGCGGCGATCGCATCGGCGCGCGCTTCGTCATCCTGGCCGGTGGCCCGCTGAGCCGTCCGAAGCTGCCGGGCATTCCCGGCATTGAAACCTTCAAGGGCCATAGCTTCCATACCAGCCGCTGGGACTATGGCTACACCGGCGGGACATCTGAAGGCGGCCTCGCCGGTCTTTCAGACAAGCGCGTCGGCATCATCGGTACCGGTGCGACTGCCGTGCAATGCGTGCCGCATCTCGGCCGCTCGGCGAAGGAGCTCTACGTCTTCCAGCGCACGCCATCGGCGATCGGCGTGCGCGACGACCGTCCAACGGACGCAACCTGGGCGCAGAGCCTCAAGCCCGGCTGGCAGCGCGAGCGCATGGACAATTTCACCGCGGTGATCTCGGGTGAGCCGTTCGAACAGGATCTGGTGCAGGATGGCTGGACCGGCCTGCTCGGGGAGATCCTGCTCGCGCCGCGCCGGCAGCCGCAGCCGGTGACCTCGATGGAGGAGGCGCTGAAGGTCATCGAGCAGGCAGACTACCGCAAGATGGAAGAGATCCGCGCGCGCGTCGATACGGTCGTGAAGGACGAAGCTGCCGCGGCGGCGCTCAAACCCTGGTACAAGGCGTTCTGCAAGCGGCCGTGCTTCCACGACGAATATCTCGACACCTTCAATCGTCCCAACGTGCATCTCGTCGACACCAGGGGGCAGGGCGTTGAGCGCATCACCGAGAACGCCGTCGTGGTCGACGGCAAGGCCTACGAGCTCGACTGCTTGATCCATGCCAGCGGCTTCGAGGTCGGCACCGATTACGCGCGCCGCATGGGTTTCGAGGTTTACGGTCGCGACGGCATGAGCCTGTCCGAGCGATGGCGCGACGGCGTCAAGACGTTGCACGGCTTCTACAGCCGCGGCTTCCCGAATTGCTTCCTGATCGTCACGGTGCAGGCCGGCCAGAGCGCCAATTTTCCGCACATCATCGACGAGCAGTCGCAGCACATCGCCTATGTGATCGCCGAGGCGCGCAGGCGCAAAGCGCGAACCCTGGAGCCGACGCTCGCCGCCGAGAACGCCTGGGTCGACGAAGTCGTCAAGGCCGCGCTCGGCCGCCAGACCTATCTCGCCGAATGCACGCCGGGCTACTACAACAACGAGGGCGTGTTCGATCCGATCGCGGCGCGAAACAGCCAGTACTGGCGCGGGCCGGTGACGTTCCTCCGGCTGCTCGCCAAGTGGCGCAAGGAAGGCAATCTGGACGGGCTGGAATTGACCTCCGGGGGCCCGGCTTGA
- a CDS encoding shikimate dehydrogenase, with amino-acid sequence MIPAPTGATRLCVIVGDPIAQVRSPAGVTAAFAARGHDGILVPAQVSAADLGDFLSVATRLKNLDGIVVTIPHKFACYRACASATERAHFLGTVNLMRRRADGAWHGDMVDGLGFVGAARARGIDPRGMRALLVGAGGAGSAIALALVEAGVSDLAIHDSAIGRRDGLIGRLNGLGKAPVRIGSEDPAGFDFVANATPAGMKHGDPLPVDVARLAPSAYCGCVITKPEISPFIAAARKAGCVTGTGTDMYQQHQGIMVDFLLGRDGRE; translated from the coding sequence ATGATCCCGGCCCCGACGGGCGCGACACGGCTCTGCGTCATCGTCGGCGATCCCATCGCGCAGGTGCGTTCGCCGGCCGGCGTAACAGCCGCCTTCGCCGCGCGCGGCCATGACGGCATTCTCGTGCCGGCCCAGGTTTCGGCTGCAGACCTTGGTGATTTTCTCTCTGTGGCGACACGGCTGAAGAATCTCGACGGTATCGTCGTGACCATTCCGCACAAATTTGCCTGCTACCGAGCCTGCGCAAGCGCGACGGAGCGCGCGCATTTCCTGGGCACCGTGAACCTGATGCGCCGCCGCGCCGACGGCGCATGGCATGGCGATATGGTCGATGGCCTCGGTTTCGTCGGTGCGGCGCGGGCGAGGGGGATCGATCCCCGGGGCATGCGGGCACTGCTCGTCGGCGCCGGCGGCGCGGGATCGGCGATCGCACTTGCGCTGGTCGAGGCCGGTGTGAGCGATCTCGCAATTCACGACAGCGCGATTGGGCGCCGCGACGGGCTGATCGGCCGGCTCAACGGGCTCGGCAAGGCGCCCGTGCGGATCGGCTCGGAGGACCCGGCCGGCTTCGATTTTGTCGCCAATGCGACCCCCGCGGGGATGAAGCATGGCGACCCGCTGCCGGTCGATGTCGCGCGGCTGGCGCCGTCGGCCTATTGCGGCTGTGTCATCACAAAGCCCGAGATCTCGCCCTTTATCGCGGCGGCCAGAAAGGCCGGCTGCGTGACGGGCACCGGCACGGACATGTACCAGCAGCACCAGGGCATCATGGTGGACTTCCTGCTTGGCCGCGACGGCCGAGAATAG
- a CDS encoding lytic transglycosylase domain-containing protein, translating into MTKGRTVATAMIGAAALLLSLAPMSLISMAEAAQCGSSPAGFEAWKREFSAEAQGKGVGQTALSALMQTNYASATIAADRGQRSFSLTLDQFLAKRGATTIVAKGRQLKQSQAALFASIQQRYGVPPGPLIAIWGMETGFGSQRGNQNMLSSIATLAYDCRRPEFFTDQLYAALKLIDRGTLSGATRGSMHGEVGQTQFMPKNILAYGTGNLEVAANALNSTANFLKAHGWRAGAGYQPGEPNFAAIEAWNAAGVYQKAIALMGRQIDEGGGAAASR; encoded by the coding sequence ATGACCAAGGGCAGGACCGTTGCGACGGCCATGATTGGCGCTGCCGCGCTGCTTCTCTCGCTGGCGCCCATGTCGCTGATATCCATGGCCGAGGCTGCGCAATGCGGCAGCTCGCCGGCGGGTTTTGAGGCCTGGAAGCGCGAGTTCAGCGCGGAGGCGCAGGGCAAGGGCGTCGGCCAGACCGCGCTCTCGGCTCTGATGCAGACCAATTACGCCAGTGCCACGATCGCAGCCGACCGCGGGCAGCGCAGTTTTTCGCTGACGCTCGACCAGTTCCTCGCCAAGCGCGGCGCCACCACCATCGTCGCCAAGGGGCGGCAGCTCAAGCAGTCGCAGGCCGCCTTGTTCGCCTCGATCCAGCAGCGCTACGGCGTCCCGCCCGGGCCGCTGATCGCGATCTGGGGCATGGAGACCGGATTTGGCAGCCAGCGTGGCAACCAGAACATGCTGTCGTCGATCGCGACCCTTGCCTATGACTGCCGCCGTCCCGAATTCTTCACCGACCAGCTTTACGCCGCCCTCAAGCTGATCGACCGCGGCACGCTGTCGGGGGCGACCCGCGGCTCCATGCATGGCGAGGTCGGCCAGACCCAGTTCATGCCCAAGAACATCCTGGCCTATGGTACCGGCAATCTCGAGGTTGCGGCCAATGCGCTGAACTCGACGGCGAATTTCCTGAAAGCGCATGGCTGGCGCGCAGGAGCCGGTTACCAGCCGGGCGAGCCGAATTTTGCCGCGATCGAGGCCTGGAATGCCGCCGGCGTCTATCAGAAGGCAATCGCCCTGATGGGACGGCAGATCGACGAGGGCGGTGGGGCGGCGGCCTCGCGTTAA
- a CDS encoding MaoC family dehydratase, with translation MAQVEWFDDLTIGMRFKSPEVQVTEADIKRFAAEFDPQPMHLDHEAAKQTLFNGLAASGWHTAAIAMNLAIQARPFGPHPLIGAGVDGLRWTIPVRPNDRVHLVGEVMSLTPSKSKPQGIALVKWTMFNQNGEEVYTFTPIAIVPRRV, from the coding sequence ATGGCGCAGGTCGAGTGGTTCGACGATCTCACCATCGGAATGCGGTTCAAATCCCCCGAGGTGCAGGTCACCGAAGCTGACATCAAGCGCTTTGCAGCCGAATTCGATCCGCAACCGATGCATCTCGACCACGAGGCCGCCAAGCAGACCCTGTTCAACGGCCTGGCTGCGTCGGGATGGCACACCGCCGCAATCGCCATGAACCTTGCGATCCAGGCCCGCCCGTTCGGTCCGCACCCGCTGATCGGCGCGGGCGTCGACGGCCTGCGCTGGACCATCCCGGTGCGGCCCAATGACCGTGTGCATCTGGTCGGCGAGGTCATGAGCCTGACGCCGTCGAAGTCGAAGCCGCAGGGCATAGCGCTGGTGAAATGGACGATGTTCAACCAGAACGGCGAGGAAGTTTACACCTTCACCCCGATCGCGATCGTTCCGCGGCGGGTGTAA
- a CDS encoding LuxR C-terminal-related transcriptional regulator: protein MTILQANRFSSLVGEIYDAAADPALRSGALEQVSYFVGGCAATILSRDASRLSIEIHQHFGTESRFRQLYRDRYVEQDPLLDRHLAIAAEQTIGVTDVMPHADFVATSFYREWVEPQGAIDLATVTLERSDTRTTVLQVLRHRSRGTVDDAMRERMRLLAPHIQRSRIMGRQIRARSHTVDDLAEVLDGLSTAICLLDADGRVVHANAACRQLFVDANLLAMVGDRIVARNTQTDKIFRGLFEIVSDSGAHSSGRRRIELATSADGQHYLIHALPLKRERNLPRDVAATVLLVQRAAMLPSLVPDAIASAFRLTPSELRVLMAIVEIGGVPDIAAKLGIAETTVKTHLGRLFEKTGAGRQADLVKIAAGFTAPFARRTSSDDADV, encoded by the coding sequence ATGACGATCCTCCAGGCAAATCGATTTTCGTCGCTCGTCGGAGAGATCTACGATGCCGCGGCCGATCCTGCACTGCGCAGCGGCGCGCTGGAGCAGGTTTCATATTTTGTCGGCGGATGTGCCGCGACCATCCTGTCCCGCGATGCATCGAGGCTTTCGATCGAGATTCACCAGCATTTTGGCACCGAATCCCGCTTCCGCCAGCTCTATCGCGACAGATATGTCGAGCAGGATCCTCTGCTTGATCGCCACCTCGCTATCGCTGCCGAGCAGACCATCGGCGTGACCGATGTCATGCCTCATGCGGATTTCGTGGCGACGAGCTTCTATCGCGAGTGGGTCGAGCCGCAGGGCGCGATCGATCTCGCAACCGTCACGCTCGAAAGGTCGGACACGCGCACCACGGTCCTGCAGGTGTTGCGTCACCGATCGCGTGGGACCGTCGATGACGCGATGCGCGAGCGCATGCGGCTGCTCGCGCCCCACATCCAGCGTTCCAGGATCATGGGCCGGCAGATCCGGGCGCGCTCGCATACCGTGGACGACCTTGCCGAGGTCCTGGACGGTCTCAGCACGGCGATCTGCCTGCTCGACGCAGACGGCCGGGTCGTCCACGCCAACGCGGCGTGCCGGCAGTTGTTCGTCGATGCCAATCTGCTCGCAATGGTCGGCGACAGAATCGTCGCCCGTAACACCCAGACCGACAAAATATTCCGCGGCCTGTTTGAAATCGTCTCGGATTCTGGAGCTCATTCGAGCGGTCGCCGCCGGATCGAACTCGCGACGTCGGCCGATGGACAACACTATCTCATCCACGCCCTTCCTTTGAAGCGGGAGCGCAATCTGCCGCGCGATGTCGCGGCCACGGTCCTCCTCGTTCAGAGGGCGGCGATGCTGCCGTCGCTCGTGCCCGACGCGATCGCCTCGGCTTTTCGGCTGACGCCGTCGGAATTGCGCGTGCTGATGGCGATCGTCGAGATCGGCGGCGTCCCTGATATTGCGGCAAAGCTCGGCATTGCCGAGACGACGGTGAAGACGCATCTCGGCCGCCTGTTCGAGAAAACGGGAGCCGGCAGGCAGGCGGATCTCGTGAAGATCGCCGCCGGATTCACGGCGCCGTTTGCACGGCGGACGAGCAGCGACGACGCCGACGTGTGA